A portion of the Oxynema aestuarii AP17 genome contains these proteins:
- a CDS encoding CHAT domain-containing protein, producing the protein MNYRYHLCIPNKDSVRVQFWNPQFQSPNESSGTLNRDRLNDRIQSMLTDSSQLVGNAIRTVGEALFDCLFDSQLREHFLTYYQQVVLDKQQTLEIILAINETALPELVAYPWEFICLPKRYQQGEIRFATDPKLSFFRTRYNLEDSDRRSLKIEPENRLKIALVVARPIADSQLKNVEYRQVESHLNHLATQHKDIDFLPVINPATPRKVAAQLRDTQPDIFHFIGHGQLGQIAWVTESGEPDWKTASFFSNLFNQHRPKIVLLQACETAQESELEAFSSVAAHLMLQGIAIVIAMQYKISNQTASCFVGDFYDEIIKGHPVDVAVQQARFNLSLDKGYEQKDFATPILYMNSRDGYLFLQAETPDDDIIFKEDELLDILEQMIPVQFKKLCFKLKVPKNLLPSEDKDQTSKAIALLEWATAPGGCGLENINNAVNELLK; encoded by the coding sequence ATGAACTACCGATATCATCTTTGTATTCCGAATAAAGATTCGGTTCGAGTCCAATTTTGGAATCCGCAATTTCAAAGCCCGAATGAATCGAGTGGAACGTTGAATCGCGATCGCCTAAACGATCGCATTCAATCGATGCTGACGGATTCTTCGCAGTTAGTAGGAAATGCGATTCGGACAGTAGGGGAAGCTTTATTTGATTGTTTGTTTGACAGTCAATTAAGAGAGCATTTCTTAACTTATTATCAACAAGTCGTTCTAGATAAACAACAAACTTTAGAAATTATTCTGGCCATTAATGAAACAGCCTTGCCAGAACTAGTGGCTTATCCTTGGGAATTTATTTGTTTGCCCAAACGATATCAACAGGGTGAAATTCGATTTGCAACCGATCCGAAACTGAGCTTTTTTCGGACTCGATATAACCTTGAAGACAGCGATCGGCGATCGCTCAAAATCGAGCCAGAAAACCGCCTTAAAATTGCTTTGGTTGTTGCCAGACCGATCGCCGATTCTCAATTAAAAAATGTCGAATATCGACAAGTCGAAAGCCATTTAAATCATCTTGCCACGCAACACAAAGATATTGATTTTTTACCCGTCATCAATCCGGCGACCCCCCGAAAAGTTGCCGCCCAACTCAGAGACACTCAACCCGATATTTTTCATTTCATCGGTCACGGTCAATTGGGACAAATTGCCTGGGTCACGGAATCCGGCGAACCCGATTGGAAAACGGCAAGCTTTTTTAGTAACCTATTCAATCAGCATCGTCCTAAAATTGTTCTCTTGCAAGCTTGTGAAACAGCGCAAGAGTCGGAATTGGAGGCATTTAGTAGCGTCGCCGCTCATTTAATGCTGCAAGGAATTGCGATCGTGATTGCAATGCAGTATAAAATATCCAATCAGACCGCTAGCTGTTTTGTCGGGGATTTTTATGATGAAATCATCAAAGGTCATCCCGTTGATGTCGCCGTACAACAAGCTCGATTTAATCTGTCACTCGATAAGGGATACGAGCAGAAAGATTTTGCTACCCCTATCCTCTACATGAACAGTAGAGATGGTTATTTATTTTTACAAGCTGAGACCCCGGATGATGACATTATCTTCAAAGAAGACGAGTTACTGGATATTTTAGAGCAGATGATTCCCGTTCAATTTAAAAAATTATGCTTTAAACTTAAAGTTCCTAAAAATCTCCTCCCTTCCGAAGATAAAGACCAAACAAGTAAAGCGATTGCCTTACTTGAATGGGCAACTGCACCGGGTGGATGCGGGCTGGAAAATATAAACAATGCTGTCAATGAGTTGTTGAAATGA
- a CDS encoding VWA containing CoxE family protein — MESFDGRQILDEIFKRVRIDFKLGISEYLAALKALNGGWCSNEEDCKETLQLLWCQSPSQQEQFLGIWDVAKVTLATAVRQTSEEFKQPSKSQPPLKSPSTLAEIKTTTPQTTEVWEVPSTPRFTSLPTRAPFVATDTETPTAFPADFPLSRRAMVYHWQYVNRPVKDGCQDILDVDETVKIVASQGFFLSPVYTRQETNHAHLLLLVDRNGSMTPFHYVMRELVETANDESSLQKLDVYYFHNVPATSIYRDPYLTESILLSNLLKTCNTNTSVLIVSDGGAARGYRRFERFEATTRFLDLLRQKTNQVAWLNPMPQQRWYRTSAQLIAYRVPMYPMTPQGMSRAIDTIMGKKLS, encoded by the coding sequence ATGGAGAGCTTCGATGGGAGACAAATCCTCGATGAAATATTTAAGCGGGTGCGAATCGATTTTAAGCTGGGGATTAGCGAATATTTAGCCGCCTTAAAAGCCCTCAACGGTGGATGGTGCAGCAATGAAGAAGACTGTAAAGAAACTCTGCAACTTTTATGGTGTCAGTCTCCCTCTCAACAAGAACAATTTTTAGGGATTTGGGATGTCGCTAAGGTCACTTTGGCAACCGCAGTGCGCCAAACCAGCGAAGAATTCAAACAGCCCTCTAAATCTCAACCGCCGCTCAAGTCACCCTCAACATTGGCTGAAATCAAAACAACTACCCCTCAAACCACCGAAGTCTGGGAAGTACCATCTACCCCTCGTTTTACGAGCCTACCTACTCGCGCTCCTTTTGTGGCTACGGATACAGAAACACCGACGGCCTTTCCGGCAGATTTCCCCTTATCTCGGCGGGCTATGGTTTATCATTGGCAATATGTCAATCGTCCGGTCAAAGATGGTTGTCAAGATATCCTCGATGTCGATGAAACCGTGAAAATCGTCGCCAGTCAGGGCTTTTTTCTCTCTCCAGTTTATACCCGCCAAGAAACGAATCACGCTCATTTGCTATTATTGGTAGACCGCAATGGGTCAATGACTCCTTTTCACTACGTGATGCGTGAATTAGTAGAAACAGCTAATGATGAAAGTAGCTTACAAAAGTTAGATGTTTATTATTTTCATAATGTTCCAGCGACGAGCATTTATCGAGACCCCTATTTAACAGAATCGATTTTGCTTTCTAACCTGCTCAAAACGTGCAACACTAATACCAGTGTCTTAATTGTTAGCGATGGGGGAGCGGCTCGGGGGTATCGCCGCTTCGAGAGATTTGAAGCAACCACTCGCTTTTTAGACCTTCTCCGGCAAAAAACGAACCAGGTGGCCTGGTTAAATCCCATGCCTCAACAACGCTGGTACAGAACTTCCGCCCAACTGATTGCCTATCGAGTGCCGATGTATCCAATGACTCCCCAAGGGATGAGTCGTGCTATCGATACGATTATGGGGAAAAAACTGTCTTAA
- a CDS encoding formylglycine-generating enzyme family protein, giving the protein MAAANSLVAENSISESAKKIVDRFVSRFDESYRLLVYHAAIPLIVTPELLNYLRHQFLRGQVPWVAQVDLLLSDLFTPVASELYAMDSAVRGYLLGNIDVFFQERGFGEGHLQKVALILLSYIKYLARTHSFLRASELQAQQWAAMVCLEDGKQQVVRELEDAFAKCMSQTELARLTRIILELSPQLGQYPTLIQFAKSVRDWWFEGSHPSESTERVREIARLGQSLGINSSIFLPQFEFETVTVNRRGEIIKRKRHRAAYFTERIPLVFDRGNPEMNESSSTEQQGESELAVPLEMVAIPGGTFMMGSPETEGGSYDDERPQHEVTVQPFFMGKYPVTQAQWSAIATRTDLKVERDLDLNPAGFKDFEDSQERPVERVNWYDAVEFCRRLSKLTGREYRLPSEAEWEYACRAGTTTPFYFGETITGELANYCASTTYAEEPKGQFREQTTPVGQFPPNAFGLYDLHGNVWEWCADSWHRNYEGAPRDGSAWVSDNDNRYPLRGGSWSFNPLFCRSAYRDDVIIIARGGINDDSGFRLACGSGRLPQFEFETVTVNRRGEIIKRERHRAAYFTERIALVFDRGIPEMNESSSTEQQGESELAVPLEMVAIPGGTFMMGSPDGEGYDRETPQHEVTVPPFFMGKYPVTQAQWRAIAARTDLKVERDLDLNPARFKDREDSDERPVEQVSWYDAVEFCGRLSKLTGKEYRLPSEAEWEYACRAGTTTPFYFGETMTGELANYCASTTYAEEPKGQFREQTTPVGQFPPNAFGLYDLHGNVWEWCADSWHRNYEGAPRDGSAWVGDNHDNRSPLRGGSWYNDPHNCYSTYRDGYIVARDDIDVNFGFRVACGSGRVL; this is encoded by the coding sequence ATGGCTGCAGCTAATAGTTTAGTTGCCGAAAACTCCATTAGTGAATCGGCTAAAAAAATTGTAGATCGTTTCGTGAGCCGTTTTGATGAGTCTTATCGGCTGCTGGTCTATCATGCCGCGATTCCCTTAATTGTCACCCCCGAACTGCTCAACTACTTGCGCCATCAATTTCTACGGGGACAAGTGCCTTGGGTTGCCCAAGTCGATTTACTACTGTCGGATTTATTTACTCCAGTCGCTAGCGAACTGTATGCCATGGATTCAGCAGTTCGAGGATATCTTCTGGGAAATATCGACGTGTTTTTCCAGGAACGCGGATTCGGTGAAGGACACTTACAAAAAGTTGCTCTGATTTTATTGAGTTACATCAAATACTTGGCGCGTACCCATTCTTTCTTGCGGGCGAGCGAGTTGCAAGCCCAACAATGGGCGGCGATGGTCTGTTTGGAAGATGGAAAGCAACAAGTCGTTCGAGAACTCGAAGATGCCTTTGCCAAATGTATGAGCCAAACGGAATTAGCTCGACTGACAAGAATTATCCTCGAACTCAGCCCTCAGTTAGGCCAATATCCCACCTTAATTCAATTTGCGAAGTCTGTTAGGGATTGGTGGTTCGAGGGGTCACACCCATCGGAGTCTACCGAACGGGTGCGAGAAATTGCTCGTCTCGGTCAATCTTTAGGCATCAATTCCTCTATCTTCTTACCCCAGTTCGAGTTTGAAACAGTAACCGTCAACCGTCGTGGCGAAATTATCAAGCGGAAACGGCATCGCGCCGCTTATTTCACCGAACGGATTCCCCTCGTGTTCGATAGGGGAAACCCAGAAATGAACGAGTCCTCCTCGACGGAGCAGCAAGGGGAAAGCGAGCTGGCGGTTCCTCTGGAAATGGTGGCGATACCGGGGGGTACATTTATGATGGGTTCGCCAGAAACAGAAGGAGGGAGTTATGACGACGAGCGCCCCCAACACGAAGTGACCGTGCAACCCTTCTTTATGGGGAAATATCCGGTGACTCAAGCCCAGTGGAGCGCCATCGCCACCCGAACTGACTTGAAAGTGGAACGAGACCTCGACCTCAATCCCGCCGGATTTAAAGACTTTGAAGACAGTCAGGAGCGCCCCGTAGAACGAGTTAATTGGTACGATGCGGTGGAATTCTGTAGGAGACTGTCCAAATTAACTGGGAGAGAATACCGACTGCCGAGTGAGGCGGAGTGGGAGTATGCCTGTCGGGCGGGGACGACGACGCCTTTTTATTTTGGGGAAACGATTACGGGGGAGCTAGCAAATTACTGTGCGAGTACAACCTACGCCGAAGAACCTAAAGGGCAATTTCGAGAGCAAACGACCCCGGTGGGACAGTTTCCGCCGAATGCATTTGGCTTGTACGACCTGCACGGCAATGTTTGGGAATGGTGTGCGGATAGTTGGCATCGAAACTACGAAGGCGCCCCTAGGGATGGGAGTGCTTGGGTAAGTGATAATGATAATCGCTATCCACTGCGGGGCGGTTCGTGGTCTTTCAACCCGCTTTTCTGCCGTTCTGCTTACCGAGACGACGTCATCATCATCGCGCGTGGCGGCATCAACGACGACAGCGGTTTTCGCTTGGCGTGCGGTTCCGGGAGGTTACCTCAGTTCGAGTTTGAAACGGTGACCGTCAACCGTCGCGGCGAAATTATCAAGCGGGAACGGCATCGCGCCGCTTATTTCACCGAACGGATTGCCCTCGTGTTCGATAGGGGAATCCCAGAAATGAACGAGTCCTCCTCGACGGAGCAGCAAGGGGAAAGCGAGCTGGCGGTTCCTCTGGAAATGGTGGCGATACCGGGGGGTACATTTATGATGGGTTCGCCAGATGGGGAAGGATATGACAGAGAAACCCCCCAACATGAAGTGACCGTACCACCGTTCTTTATGGGGAAATATCCTGTCACCCAAGCTCAGTGGAGGGCCATCGCCGCCCGAACTGACTTGAAAGTGGAACGCGACCTCGACCTCAATCCTGCCCGTTTCAAAGACCGTGAAGACAGTGACGAGCGCCCGGTCGAACAAGTCAGTTGGTACGATGCGGTGGAGTTTTGCGGGAGATTGTCGAAATTAACGGGGAAGGAATACCGACTGCCGAGTGAGGCGGAGTGGGAGTATGCCTGTCGGGCGGGGACGACGACGCCTTTTTATTTTGGGGAAACGATGACGGGGGAGCTAGCAAATTACTGTGCGAGTACAACCTACGCTGAGGAACCCAAAGGGCAATTTCGAGAGCAAACGACCCCGGTGGGACAGTTTCCGCCGAATGCTTTCGGTTTGTACGACCTGCACGGCAATGTTTGGGAATGGTGTGCGGATAGTTGGCATCGAAACTACGAAGGCGCCCCTAGGGATGGGAGTGCTTGGGTAGGTGATAATCATGATAATCGTTCTCCACTTCGAGGCGGTTCGTGGTACAACGACCCTCATAATTGTTATTCTACTTACCGCGATGGCTACATCGTCGCGCGCGACGATATTGATGTCAACTTTGGTTTTCGTGTGGCGTGTGGTTCGGGAAGGGTTTTGTAA
- a CDS encoding AAA family ATPase, with the protein MSRVTERFYIDPKYQLETIPKEIENNIPQEPEPYYCDPQSGLIKAVNLAIYLRRPLLLEGEAGCGKTRLARAVAHQLRLPYYRWDVRSNSKAQDGLYTYDAILRLHDVQIQQFTRQFTPQCSQPTAGSSDTLQTNPIEDEQPTQRRNPSNPKDYRTLGALGKAFDFKSCPSVVLIDEIDKASIDFPNDLLTVLDEPWKFEIPETGEVIEATEHNRPIVIITSNREKGNLPAPFLRRCIYFYIEFPKDRLKEIVRTHDDQANQQKQLERTTATHSREDGEIIDRSIECFLKIREDESLVKKPGTSEFLDWLEALRNFDNELVNPAKQLTKYYPIPHRELLFKHSEDWLKDWKVS; encoded by the coding sequence ATGAGTCGAGTAACAGAGCGTTTTTATATCGATCCTAAATACCAGTTAGAAACCATCCCTAAAGAAATTGAAAATAATATCCCCCAAGAGCCAGAACCCTATTATTGCGATCCTCAATCGGGCTTAATTAAAGCCGTTAACCTGGCAATTTATTTGCGGCGACCTTTACTTTTAGAAGGGGAAGCAGGCTGCGGTAAAACGCGATTGGCGAGAGCAGTGGCCCACCAATTGAGATTGCCTTACTATCGCTGGGATGTTCGTTCTAACAGTAAAGCTCAGGACGGACTCTACACTTACGATGCTATTTTACGCTTGCACGACGTTCAAATTCAGCAATTCACTCGGCAATTCACTCCGCAATGCAGTCAACCTACAGCCGGGTCAAGCGATACATTGCAAACCAATCCCATCGAAGACGAACAACCCACCCAAAGACGCAATCCCAGCAATCCTAAAGATTATCGAACATTAGGAGCTTTAGGCAAAGCTTTTGATTTTAAAAGTTGCCCCTCAGTTGTTTTAATTGACGAGATTGATAAAGCGAGCATCGATTTTCCCAATGATTTATTAACGGTGTTGGATGAGCCGTGGAAATTCGAGATTCCCGAAACAGGAGAAGTAATTGAGGCGACAGAACATAACCGACCGATTGTGATAATTACCAGCAATCGCGAAAAAGGGAACCTTCCCGCTCCTTTTTTACGGCGTTGTATTTATTTTTATATTGAATTTCCAAAAGATCGACTGAAAGAAATTGTCCGAACTCACGACGACCAAGCAAATCAACAGAAGCAACTAGAGAGAACTACAGCCACCCATTCCAGGGAAGACGGGGAAATTATAGACCGCAGCATTGAATGTTTTCTCAAAATTCGGGAAGATGAAAGCCTGGTTAAAAAACCGGGAACCAGTGAATTTTTAGATTGGCTGGAAGCCTTGAGGAATTTTGACAACGAACTGGTCAATCCAGCAAAACAACTCACTAAATATTATCCGATTCCTCATCGGGAACTGCTATTCAAACATTCCGAAGATTGGCTGAAAGACTGGAAGGTTTCATAA